In a single window of the Thiothrix winogradskyi genome:
- a CDS encoding DNA-binding protein produces MALTKDQIFQAADQLAAAGTAPTLAAAGTAPTLAAVRSAVGGGSYTTINEALKEWKAKQQATNAPIREPAPAAVATRLEELGADIWAVALELANARLTSEREALEATRQQLETAQQEATELADQLSAELETLQAQHQQATQDLQAASTTIETLRQENATLSRQLATTEARAEETTKRADDLKAELQHAHAANTEQRQRHTHEAQALQATLTSTSETLKTQTAEAVRLQAQLDQAQAQIANLQQQQQAQQERHTSEIQQQGERYANETHRLNERLTQAQTEREQALQAAGATREEAAGMRGELEALRVQNAALLATLTPVTDIPKGKVSKPPKT; encoded by the coding sequence ATGGCACTCACCAAAGACCAAATTTTCCAAGCCGCCGACCAGCTCGCCGCCGCTGGCACTGCCCCCACGCTCGCCGCCGCTGGCACTGCCCCCACGCTCGCCGCCGTCCGTTCTGCTGTCGGCGGTGGCAGTTACACCACCATTAACGAAGCCTTGAAAGAGTGGAAAGCCAAACAGCAAGCCACCAATGCCCCGATCCGTGAGCCTGCCCCGGCAGCGGTAGCCACCCGCCTTGAAGAGCTGGGCGCGGACATTTGGGCGGTAGCCTTGGAACTGGCAAACGCCCGTTTAACCTCGGAACGTGAAGCACTGGAAGCCACCCGCCAACAACTGGAAACCGCGCAACAGGAAGCCACGGAACTAGCCGACCAGCTCAGTGCCGAACTGGAAACCCTGCAAGCCCAGCACCAGCAAGCCACCCAAGACCTACAAGCCGCTAGCACCACCATTGAAACCCTACGGCAAGAAAACGCCACCCTGAGCCGCCAGCTTGCCACCACCGAAGCACGAGCCGAAGAAACCACCAAACGCGCCGACGACCTCAAGGCAGAGCTACAACACGCCCACGCCGCCAACACGGAACAACGCCAACGCCACACCCACGAAGCGCAAGCCCTGCAAGCCACCCTCACCAGCACTAGCGAAACCCTGAAAACCCAGACAGCGGAAGCCGTGCGCCTGCAAGCCCAACTTGACCAGGCACAAGCCCAAATTGCCAACCTCCAACAGCAACAGCAGGCACAACAAGAACGCCATACCAGCGAGATCCAACAACAAGGGGAACGCTACGCCAATGAAACCCACCGCCTGAACGAGCGGCTTACCCAAGCACAAACGGAACGGGAACAAGCCCTACAAGCGGCGGGTGCTACCCGCGAAGAAGCGGCGGGAATGCGCGGGGAACTGGAAGCCCTGCGGGTACAGAACGCAGCATTGCTGGCAACCCTTACCCCGGTAACGGACATCCCCAAAGGCAAGGTAAGCAAACCACCCAAGACGTAA